The Vibrio tubiashii ATCC 19109 genome has a segment encoding these proteins:
- the tusB gene encoding sulfurtransferase complex subunit TusB, protein MLHIVKTVQALEDVSRVATETDKVLLVEQAVYAANPQHLAFPRVKGLNTSVLEADIEARGIANRISPSIVRVDFEGFVELTVEQPNSVTWE, encoded by the coding sequence ATGTTACATATCGTTAAAACGGTTCAAGCACTAGAAGATGTGAGCCGAGTAGCTACTGAAACAGACAAAGTACTGCTGGTGGAACAGGCTGTCTATGCCGCAAACCCGCAGCACCTTGCTTTTCCTCGTGTGAAAGGACTCAATACATCTGTGCTAGAGGCCGATATTGAGGCACGTGGTATTGCCAATCGAATCAGTCCTTCTATTGTTCGAGTAGACTTTGAAGGCTTTGTTGAACTGACCGTTGAACAGCCCAATTCTGTTACGTGGGAATAG
- the tusC gene encoding sulfurtransferase complex subunit TusC produces the protein MSQLTYLFRSAPHSSSAGREGVDALLAASAYCEDISVVFMGDGVYQLLLGQQTAEILSKDYSPMLKLFDLYDIEQVYVCETSLLERGLAQADLVIAAQPLDPLALSAQLHQADKVLTF, from the coding sequence TTGAGTCAGCTAACTTATCTATTCCGTAGTGCACCTCATAGCTCGTCAGCAGGACGTGAAGGGGTTGATGCACTGCTTGCTGCTTCAGCGTACTGTGAAGACATTAGTGTCGTATTTATGGGCGATGGGGTATATCAACTGCTGCTTGGCCAGCAAACCGCGGAGATTCTTAGTAAAGACTACTCACCAATGCTGAAGCTCTTTGACCTTTACGACATCGAGCAAGTCTATGTATGTGAGACCTCGCTATTAGAAAGAGGGCTAGCGCAAGCTGACTTAGTCATTGCGGCTCAGCCACTTGATCCATTAGCGTTGAGTGCTCAACTTCATCAAGCAGATAAAGTCCTTACCTTTTAG
- the tusD gene encoding sulfurtransferase complex subunit TusD, producing MSGLTYTLVVNGPVYGSQSARSAYQFAKALIAKGHSLVSVFFYQDGVTNGSALTVPANDEFDLVTAWQTLAAEHNVRLETCVAAALRRGVVSQDEASQHGLAQSNLAEGFHQAGLGSLAEAMLVQDRVVQF from the coding sequence GTGAGTGGTTTGACTTACACCTTGGTGGTGAATGGTCCTGTCTACGGCAGTCAGTCCGCGAGAAGCGCATATCAGTTCGCGAAGGCGCTGATTGCGAAAGGGCATTCATTGGTCAGCGTGTTTTTCTATCAAGATGGTGTAACCAACGGCAGTGCTCTCACAGTACCAGCCAATGATGAGTTCGACTTAGTCACGGCATGGCAAACTTTAGCGGCAGAGCACAATGTGCGTTTGGAAACTTGTGTTGCGGCGGCTCTGCGTCGAGGTGTGGTGAGTCAAGATGAAGCTAGCCAGCATGGTTTGGCGCAAAGCAACTTAGCAGAAGGGTTTCATCAAGCAGGGCTTGGCAGTTTGGCTGAGGCGATGTTAGTTCAAGATCGAGTGGTACAGTTTTGA
- a CDS encoding helix-turn-helix transcriptional regulator, with protein sequence MTTTETVNTDMLLEMESVNVMPFSEHDKIILRSYEAVVDGIASLIGPFCEIVLHSLEDLNTSAIKIANGENTGRQVGSPITDLALKMLRDIEGSERNFSRSYFTRAKGGVLMKSITVAIRNGENRVIGLLCVNVNLDAPFSQVLQSFMPTEEAKQAASSVNFASDVEELVDQTVERTIEEINADKSVSNNTKNRQIVMELYDKGIFDIKDAINRVADRLNISKHTVYLYIRQRKTEDDEK encoded by the coding sequence GTGACAACTACAGAAACAGTAAACACGGATATGTTGCTCGAAATGGAATCTGTCAATGTGATGCCATTTAGTGAGCATGACAAAATCATTCTGAGATCTTATGAAGCAGTCGTTGATGGCATTGCGAGCCTAATTGGCCCGTTTTGTGAAATCGTTCTCCACTCACTTGAAGATCTTAATACGTCGGCGATTAAAATTGCCAATGGTGAAAACACGGGTCGTCAGGTTGGTTCACCGATTACGGACTTAGCATTGAAAATGCTGCGTGACATCGAAGGCTCGGAAAGAAACTTCTCTCGTTCGTACTTTACTCGCGCGAAGGGCGGGGTACTGATGAAATCTATTACGGTAGCCATCCGTAATGGGGAAAACCGAGTGATTGGTCTGCTGTGTGTGAACGTCAATCTTGACGCACCATTCTCGCAGGTGCTGCAGTCATTTATGCCAACTGAAGAAGCAAAACAAGCGGCATCATCAGTTAACTTCGCTAGCGATGTCGAAGAACTCGTTGACCAAACCGTTGAGCGCACCATTGAAGAAATCAATGCTGACAAATCCGTTTCGAACAATACTAAGAATCGTCAGATTGTGATGGAGCTGTACGACAAGGGTATCTTTGACATTAAAGATGCGATTAACCGTGTCGCTGACCGCCTCAATATCTCTAAACACACCGTTTACCTCTACATTCGTCAGCGCAAAACTGAGGATGACGAAAAGTGA
- the fkpA gene encoding FKBP-type peptidyl-prolyl cis-trans isomerase, translated as MKSIFKVSLLAATVALAVGCQKEEEPKAETAPAAEQVQAETAKTVSFATEDDKAAYAIGVSFANYLSTSLDKPNEIGITLNKDLVLKGIEHVFAGNPELNEEETRAALEALDKRVAETMQKQAAEKAAAAKQEGADFRAEFEKQEGVKKTDTGLLYQVMTPAEGEQPKDTDTVQVHYKGTLIDGTQFDSSYDRGEPATFPLNRVIPGWTEGVQLMPVGSKFKFVIPPELAYGEQDTPTIPANSTLVFEVELLKIDNGEEAVQ; from the coding sequence ATGAAATCGATTTTTAAAGTGTCACTGCTTGCTGCAACTGTTGCACTCGCTGTTGGCTGTCAAAAAGAAGAAGAACCAAAAGCAGAAACAGCACCAGCGGCAGAGCAAGTGCAAGCAGAAACAGCTAAGACGGTTTCTTTTGCAACAGAAGATGACAAAGCGGCATACGCGATTGGTGTCTCTTTTGCTAACTACCTAAGCACTAGCCTAGACAAGCCAAACGAAATTGGCATCACGCTAAATAAAGATCTTGTTCTTAAAGGTATCGAGCACGTATTTGCCGGTAACCCAGAGCTTAACGAAGAAGAAACTCGCGCGGCACTAGAAGCACTAGACAAGCGTGTTGCTGAAACTATGCAAAAGCAAGCGGCTGAAAAAGCAGCGGCTGCTAAGCAAGAAGGTGCTGATTTCCGCGCTGAGTTTGAAAAGCAAGAAGGTGTTAAGAAGACTGACACTGGTCTACTTTACCAAGTAATGACCCCTGCTGAAGGTGAGCAACCAAAAGATACCGATACAGTTCAAGTACATTACAAAGGTACGTTGATCGATGGTACTCAGTTTGATAGCTCATACGATCGTGGTGAACCAGCGACTTTCCCACTAAACCGCGTTATCCCTGGTTGGACTGAAGGCGTTCAACTAATGCCTGTGGGTTCTAAGTTCAAGTTTGTTATCCCGCCAGAGCTAGCGTACGGCGAACAAGATACGCCAACGATTCCAGCTAACTCAACACTAGTATTTGAAGTTGAGCTGCTAAAAATCGATAACGGTGAAGAAGCTGTTCAGTAA
- a CDS encoding WD40 repeat domain-containing protein encodes MRIIFNSIIITIVITALNGCFFSAQDSQRWTIEPKGTTSFALSRDARFALLYSKEHQLVLWDLDESQELASLGAQDPQSSTVSRIRISDNGRFAVTATQINFAVWDLAWTQAEGLWSISDGLIRDVDIASNGDQVLLGLSNGKAIYVNLVTGRRLEFLAHNEKVNSVALSPNGRFALSGGNDYKAHLWDTNTGQILKTFEHEQRVNRVALQRDGKYAFTSDGGNQAIIWDLTTGEEMSKLRSFSRQLIFSTARFSDDGQYLVTGTPSSRIMVWDTHTGKRVDGFEAEPLKDTRPPRAVVYDAAFDSQNRVISGTSAGIAQAWDVDY; translated from the coding sequence ATGCGTATAATTTTTAACTCAATAATCATCACGATTGTCATTACAGCGTTAAATGGGTGTTTTTTCTCCGCTCAAGACAGCCAGCGATGGACTATCGAACCGAAAGGCACCACTAGCTTTGCATTAAGCCGCGATGCTCGTTTCGCCCTTCTTTACTCTAAAGAACACCAACTTGTTTTATGGGATCTGGATGAAAGCCAAGAGCTCGCTTCATTGGGCGCTCAAGATCCCCAATCCAGTACCGTTTCACGTATCCGAATTTCAGATAATGGCCGCTTCGCGGTAACCGCAACACAAATCAACTTCGCAGTCTGGGACTTGGCCTGGACACAAGCTGAAGGACTTTGGTCAATTTCCGACGGCTTAATCCGCGATGTTGATATTGCCAGTAATGGCGATCAAGTGCTGCTTGGTCTATCCAATGGCAAAGCCATCTACGTCAACTTAGTCACCGGTCGCCGCCTAGAGTTCCTTGCCCACAATGAAAAAGTCAACTCGGTTGCCCTTTCTCCCAACGGGCGGTTTGCTCTCTCAGGCGGTAATGACTACAAAGCGCACCTGTGGGATACCAATACTGGACAGATATTAAAAACCTTTGAACATGAACAGAGAGTGAACCGAGTCGCCCTACAGCGTGATGGCAAATACGCTTTCACTTCCGACGGAGGTAACCAAGCGATTATTTGGGATCTCACCACAGGAGAAGAAATGTCTAAGTTACGCAGCTTCTCTCGCCAGTTGATTTTCTCAACCGCTCGCTTTTCAGATGATGGTCAATACCTTGTCACCGGAACCCCATCGAGCCGGATCATGGTTTGGGATACTCACACGGGTAAGCGAGTCGATGGATTTGAAGCGGAACCACTAAAAGATACTCGCCCTCCACGCGCAGTGGTGTATGATGCTGCCTTTGATAGCCAAAACCGAGTGATCTCGGGGACATCGGCTGGTATCGCCCAAGCTTGGGATGTGGATTATTAA
- a CDS encoding SlyX family protein: MTEKRVEQLESRVNDLECQLAFQEQTIEELNDALSQQQLLISKMQDQMKYVVGKVKNMDTSNVENPANEPPPPHY, from the coding sequence ATGACAGAAAAGCGAGTTGAACAATTAGAAAGCCGCGTGAATGACCTAGAGTGTCAATTGGCTTTCCAAGAGCAGACCATTGAAGAGTTGAACGATGCGCTTAGTCAGCAGCAATTGTTGATCTCAAAAATGCAGGACCAAATGAAATACGTGGTGGGTAAAGTGAAAAACATGGACACCTCAAACGTTGAAAACCCTGCCAATGAGCCGCCACCACCTCACTACTAA
- a CDS encoding DUF2065 domain-containing protein, with protein MSNSLWLAFGLVLIVEGLGPLIAPNGWRNMVAQLSQQPDNQLRRIGGCLVVAGAVIAYVFG; from the coding sequence ATGTCGAACTCTCTATGGCTCGCCTTTGGCCTAGTACTTATTGTTGAAGGACTTGGCCCACTGATCGCTCCAAACGGTTGGCGCAATATGGTTGCTCAACTTAGTCAACAGCCAGACAATCAGCTACGTCGAATTGGTGGCTGTTTAGTGGTCGCTGGAGCCGTCATTGCCTATGTGTTTGGCTAG
- the hflC gene encoding protease modulator HflC — MRKLMIPVLVVTIVLLLMSVFVIQEGERGLVIRFGRVLDDNGVSKIYEPGLHFKMPLFDRVKTLDARIQTMDSRSDRFVTSEKKDVLIDTYVKWRIADFGRYYLTTGGGNALTAEALLERKVTDVLRSEIGAREIKQIVSGPRNKDVLPESADSEEVTTEAALEALEVDGERDQIMENVLVGTSDSAMTDLGVEIVDFRMKKINLPDEISESIYRRMRAERESVARKHRSQGREKAEVIRAQADLEVATVLAEADKTARVTRGEADAKSAKIYSDAYNKDPEFFSFMRSLKAYEKSFSDKSDILVLDPKSDFFQYMNNATGAEAK, encoded by the coding sequence ATGCGTAAGTTAATGATCCCTGTATTAGTCGTTACCATTGTTCTACTGCTAATGTCAGTATTCGTGATTCAAGAAGGCGAGCGTGGATTGGTGATTCGATTTGGTCGTGTTCTTGATGACAACGGTGTGTCGAAGATTTACGAGCCTGGTCTGCATTTCAAGATGCCTCTGTTTGACCGAGTGAAGACGCTAGATGCGCGTATCCAAACAATGGATAGCCGTTCTGACCGTTTCGTAACGTCTGAGAAAAAAGACGTTCTGATCGATACTTACGTTAAATGGCGTATCGCAGACTTCGGTCGTTACTACCTAACCACAGGTGGGGGTAATGCGTTGACAGCTGAAGCGCTACTTGAACGTAAAGTCACCGACGTACTACGTTCTGAAATTGGTGCTCGTGAGATCAAGCAGATTGTTTCTGGCCCGCGTAACAAAGATGTACTTCCTGAGAGTGCAGACAGCGAAGAAGTGACAACTGAAGCCGCTCTAGAAGCGCTAGAAGTTGACGGTGAGCGTGACCAAATTATGGAAAACGTTCTTGTCGGTACTTCAGACAGCGCAATGACAGACTTGGGTGTTGAGATCGTTGATTTCCGTATGAAGAAAATCAACCTACCTGACGAAATCAGTGAGTCTATCTACCGCCGTATGAGAGCTGAGCGTGAATCTGTTGCGCGTAAGCACCGTTCTCAAGGTCGTGAGAAGGCAGAAGTTATTCGTGCACAAGCTGATCTTGAAGTGGCTACAGTTCTAGCAGAAGCAGACAAGACGGCACGTGTAACACGAGGTGAAGCGGATGCGAAATCTGCGAAAATCTACTCGGATGCTTATAACAAAGACCCAGAATTCTTTAGCTTTATGCGTTCTCTTAAAGCTTACGAGAAATCATTCAGCGATAAGAGCGATATCCTAGTATTGGATCCGAAGAGTGACTTCTTCCAGTACATGAATAACGCGACTGGCGCAGAAGCGAAGTAA
- the hflK gene encoding FtsH protease activity modulator HflK: MAWNEPGNNNGNNGRDNDPWGNNNRGNKGGRDQGPPDLDEVFNKLSQKLGGKFGGGKGGKGSSIGGGGALGFGVIAAIAIAIWFFAGFYTIGEAERGVVLRLGKYDRVVDPGLNWRPRFIDEVSPVNVQAIRSLRSSGLMLTKDENVVTVAMDVQYRVADPYKYLFRVTNADDSLRQATDSALRAVIGDSLMDSILTTGRQQIRQSTQETLNEIVDSYDMGVVIVDVNFQSARPPEQVKDAFDDAIAAREDEERFEREAEAYRNDILPKATGRAERLKKEALGYSERVVNEALGQVAQFEKLLPEYQAAPEVTRNRLYLDTMEEVYSSTSKVLIDSESSGNLLYLPIDKLAGEGKTQTKRSTKSSSAYDQIELETQTNETTSDSQSRSTGSRQGRY, encoded by the coding sequence ATGGCGTGGAATGAGCCTGGTAATAACAACGGCAACAATGGCCGCGATAATGACCCTTGGGGTAATAACAATCGTGGTAACAAAGGTGGCCGTGATCAAGGACCGCCAGACTTAGACGAAGTATTTAATAAACTGAGTCAGAAACTGGGTGGAAAGTTTGGTGGTGGCAAAGGCGGTAAAGGATCGTCTATTGGCGGTGGCGGAGCACTAGGTTTTGGTGTTATCGCAGCAATCGCAATAGCAATTTGGTTCTTCGCTGGCTTTTACACTATCGGCGAAGCAGAGCGTGGCGTAGTGCTACGTCTCGGTAAATACGATCGCGTTGTCGATCCTGGTCTAAACTGGCGTCCGCGCTTCATTGATGAAGTGTCACCGGTTAACGTACAGGCGATTCGCTCACTACGTTCATCAGGTCTAATGCTGACTAAAGATGAAAACGTAGTTACGGTTGCGATGGATGTTCAGTACCGTGTTGCTGACCCGTACAAATATCTATTCCGCGTAACCAACGCAGACGACAGCTTACGCCAAGCGACCGACTCTGCGCTTCGTGCAGTGATTGGTGACTCTCTGATGGATAGCATCCTGACGACTGGTCGTCAGCAAATTCGTCAAAGCACTCAGGAAACGTTAAATGAAATCGTAGATAGCTACGATATGGGTGTCGTCATTGTTGACGTCAACTTCCAGTCTGCACGTCCACCTGAGCAAGTTAAAGACGCATTCGATGATGCTATCGCAGCGCGTGAGGATGAAGAGCGTTTTGAGCGTGAAGCAGAAGCTTACCGTAACGATATTCTTCCAAAAGCGACGGGTCGAGCTGAGCGTTTGAAGAAAGAGGCACTGGGTTACTCTGAGCGCGTAGTGAATGAAGCACTTGGTCAAGTAGCGCAGTTTGAGAAGCTACTTCCTGAATACCAAGCAGCACCTGAAGTTACTCGTAACCGTCTATACCTAGACACGATGGAAGAAGTCTACAGTAGCACTTCTAAGGTTCTGATTGATTCTGAATCAAGTGGCAACCTGCTTTACTTGCCAATCGATAAGTTGGCTGGTGAAGGTAAGACTCAAACCAAACGTAGCACGAAGTCTTCTTCTGCATACGATCAAATTGAGCTAGAAACTCAGACAAATGAGACAACTTCAGACTCGCAATCTCGTTCAACTGGTTCACGTCAAGGGAGATATTAA
- the hflX gene encoding ribosome rescue GTPase HflX → MFDRYEAGERAVLVHINFTQEGEWEDLSEFEMLVSSAGVSALQVVTGSRQSPHPKYYVGEGKAQEIAQAVQLSGADIVIFNHALSPAQERNLEQLCKCRVVDRTGLILDIFAQRARTHEGKLQVELAQLRHISTRLIRGWTHLERQKGGIGLRGPGETQLETDRRLLRDRIKAILRRLEKVAKQREQGRRARNRAEIPTVSLVGYTNAGKSTLFNRITEAGVYAADQLFATLDPTLRKIELADVGPAILADTVGFIRHLPHDLVAAFKATLQETQEADILLHVVDASDDRFRENIQAVHEVLEEIDAHEVPSLVVMNKIDNLEDQKPRIERDEEGIPRAVWVSAMEGIGIELLFDALTERLASQMVQYQLRIPPQHQGRIRSTFFQMKCIQREEYDQEGNLLINVRMQQVDWSRLEKREGAVLRDFIVT, encoded by the coding sequence TTGTTTGACCGTTATGAAGCCGGTGAGCGAGCCGTACTTGTTCATATCAACTTCACGCAAGAAGGGGAGTGGGAAGATCTCAGCGAATTTGAGATGTTGGTCTCTTCAGCTGGCGTTTCTGCGTTACAAGTTGTAACTGGAAGTCGCCAGTCTCCACACCCTAAATACTATGTCGGAGAGGGTAAGGCTCAAGAGATTGCACAGGCTGTGCAGTTATCTGGCGCTGATATTGTGATTTTTAATCACGCCCTCTCTCCTGCCCAAGAACGTAACCTCGAACAGTTGTGTAAGTGCCGTGTGGTTGACCGTACAGGTCTGATCCTCGATATCTTTGCTCAACGCGCCCGAACTCATGAAGGTAAATTGCAGGTTGAGCTTGCTCAGCTTCGCCATATCTCAACCCGATTGATCCGCGGTTGGACGCACCTTGAAAGACAGAAAGGTGGTATCGGTTTACGTGGTCCAGGTGAAACTCAGTTAGAAACTGACCGACGTCTATTGCGTGATCGTATTAAAGCGATACTGCGCCGTTTAGAGAAAGTAGCTAAACAGCGTGAACAAGGTCGCCGTGCTCGAAATCGAGCGGAAATCCCGACTGTTTCCCTAGTGGGTTATACCAACGCAGGTAAGTCGACCCTATTTAACCGTATTACAGAAGCAGGCGTTTATGCCGCAGACCAGTTGTTTGCTACGCTAGACCCAACTTTACGTAAAATAGAGCTAGCGGATGTTGGCCCGGCAATCTTAGCCGATACGGTAGGGTTTATTCGTCATCTTCCGCACGATCTTGTTGCTGCATTTAAAGCAACACTGCAAGAAACTCAAGAAGCTGACATTTTGTTACATGTTGTAGATGCCAGCGACGACCGTTTTCGTGAGAATATTCAAGCTGTTCATGAAGTGCTAGAAGAGATCGATGCCCACGAGGTACCGTCTCTGGTTGTCATGAACAAGATTGATAATCTAGAAGACCAGAAACCTCGTATAGAACGTGATGAGGAAGGAATTCCTCGCGCAGTTTGGGTTTCTGCAATGGAAGGCATAGGTATTGAGCTGCTGTTTGATGCGTTGACTGAGCGTCTCGCAAGTCAAATGGTTCAGTATCAATTGCGAATCCCGCCACAACATCAAGGGCGAATTCGTAGTACATTCTTCCAGATGAAATGTATTCAACGAGAAGAATATGACCAGGAAGGTAACTTGTTGATTAATGTTCGCATGCAACAAGTGGATTGGTCTAGACTTGAAAAAAGAGAAGGGGCAGTTTTACGTGACTTTATAGTTACTTAA
- the hfq gene encoding RNA chaperone Hfq, whose product MAKGQSLQDPFLNALRRERIPVSIYLVNGIKLQGQIESFDQFVILLKNTVNQMVYKHAISTVVPARPVSHHSGDRPQGDRQQEKSED is encoded by the coding sequence ATGGCTAAGGGGCAATCTCTACAAGACCCATTCTTAAATGCATTACGTCGCGAACGTATTCCAGTATCTATCTACCTTGTAAACGGAATTAAACTACAAGGCCAGATCGAATCATTTGATCAGTTTGTTATCTTGCTGAAAAACACTGTTAACCAAATGGTGTACAAGCACGCTATTTCTACGGTAGTTCCTGCTCGCCCAGTGAGCCACCACAGCGGTGATCGTCCTCAAGGTGATCGTCAGCAAGAGAAATCAGAAGATTAA
- the miaA gene encoding tRNA (adenosine(37)-N6)-dimethylallyltransferase MiaA: MNNTELPLALFLMGPTASGKTDLAIRLRQKFPVEIISVDSALIYKGMDIGTAKPDAEEQAQAPHRLIDILDPSEAYSAADFRRDALNEMNKIVEQGKIPLLVGGTMLYYKALLEGLSPLPAADTEIRQQIEQEALALGWDKLHDQLKEIDPVSAERIHPNDPQRLSRALEVYRISGKTLTELTQTKGESLPYRVKQFAIAPKERAELHRRIELRYEKMIEAGFEDEMRALYARDDLHPDLPSIRCVGYRQMWDYLDGNCTLDEAIFKGVCATRQLAKRQITWLRSWDDLTWLDSENIEHALETVSNAIASEGFSCV, encoded by the coding sequence ATGAACAACACAGAATTACCTTTAGCTCTATTTTTAATGGGGCCAACAGCGTCAGGAAAAACGGATCTTGCGATTCGTTTACGCCAGAAATTCCCGGTAGAGATCATTTCAGTTGATTCAGCACTGATCTACAAAGGAATGGATATTGGTACGGCAAAACCTGATGCCGAGGAACAAGCCCAAGCGCCGCATCGCTTGATCGACATTCTTGATCCTAGTGAAGCCTATTCTGCTGCTGATTTTCGTCGTGATGCGCTGAATGAAATGAATAAAATTGTAGAGCAAGGCAAGATCCCACTTCTCGTAGGTGGCACCATGCTTTACTACAAAGCGTTACTGGAAGGGTTATCGCCACTGCCAGCCGCGGATACTGAAATTCGCCAACAGATAGAGCAAGAAGCTTTAGCTTTGGGTTGGGATAAATTACACGATCAGTTAAAAGAAATTGATCCTGTCTCAGCAGAGCGAATCCACCCGAATGATCCACAAAGATTGTCTAGGGCATTGGAAGTTTATCGAATTTCAGGTAAAACTCTTACTGAGTTAACTCAAACTAAGGGCGAAAGCCTGCCGTACCGAGTTAAACAGTTTGCAATAGCTCCCAAGGAAAGGGCAGAGCTCCATCGCCGAATTGAGCTGCGCTACGAGAAGATGATCGAAGCGGGGTTTGAAGATGAAATGCGTGCGCTATATGCTCGCGACGATCTTCACCCAGATCTACCTTCGATTCGTTGTGTAGGTTATAGGCAGATGTGGGACTATTTGGATGGGAACTGCACGTTAGATGAAGCCATTTTTAAGGGCGTCTGTGCAACCCGTCAATTGGCCAAGCGACAAATCACCTGGTTACGCAGCTGGGATGATTTAACTTGGTTAGATAGTGAAAACATTGAACACGCGCTAGAAACTGTCTCAAATGCCATAGCATCTGAAGGTTTTAGCTGTGTATAA